Genomic window (Spirosoma sp. KCTC 42546):
CTTCGTGATAGGGCTTGGCCGACGGTGCAAAATAATAAGGGCTCTCTACACTCATTTCGTGAAAATCGCCGTGCAGTTGAGGCATCCACTGCTGATACAGCGCCATCCGTTGCTGGGTGATTTCCTGCGTTTGCCAGGCCCAGTCGCGGTTCGGATCGAAGAGGTAATGCGTGTAGCGCCCACCTGGCCAGGGTTCACTGTGCTCCCGGGCAAAAGGCGTTGGGTTCGCGTTACGCCCCAACATTTGATTGTACCAGTTCACGTAGCGATCGTGGCCATCGGGATTCAAACCGGGATCGAGAATCACGACTGTTGAGTTCATAATTTTCTGCGATACGGCATCGGAGGTATTCAGAAGCCGGTACAGTACATCCATAAATGCTTCTGAGCTTACGGCTTCGTTGCCGTGAACGTTGTAGCTGAGCCAGGCAATAGGTGGTTGGGTAGCCGACGTCGGATTCCCCTCCATTAAGCCAATCCGTTTTAGATTATTGGTCCGAATTTCTTCCAGACGTGCCATATTGGCTTCAGAACCCAGGGCCACTACCATAAGCTGTCGGCCTTCGTAGGTTGTTCCATATGGAATCAGTTTAATCCGGTTGGGCAGTTGTTTGGCTACCTGTTCGGCGTAGGCCAGTACACGATGGTGGGGGGTAAATCGGTCGCCAATCTTATAGCCAAGAAACTGAGCCGGTGATACTAAGGTAGTTGACGAAGCGGTAGGTGTTTGAGCCTGAGCAGACTCAGAGGAAACTGTCAGCGACGCGACCGTCAGAGCTGCCAGCAATAAAACGTGTTTCATGTAGGTGATGAAAAAAAATGGAAAGCTAACCTCCTCAAAAATAGCAGTAAATCGGCCACAAACCCTTTTTTTAGAAAAATTTTAGTGGAGTGTGTTGCATTTAAAAAACATTGCCTTACCTTTGCACCACGATTCGCCACCAGGGCAGCCAGAAAGCTAAACTGATGGGTCTTTTAAACAAGACGGCCGATTCGTCTAGCGGTTAGGACATCGCCCTTTCACGGCGGTAACACGGGTTCGATTCCCGTATCGGTCACTAACATTTGCAACGCGGTTGCGCAAAAAGCCTCAAAATCTCCGTATTTTGAGGCTTTTTTGTTTAGCTCTCCCGTCCTTAAAAAGGGATCAAATCGGATCAATTCGGATCAAGGTCAAAAGTTGTGGAGGGCGTTGTATTTTTCTAGGTTTGTGGTTTCACCCAAGTCTAGCTCGTTTTGGAAAGTTTCTTGCCCCTGGTCGAATACCTTTTACCTGATTTCATCCTAACCTATTACCACTTAACTCGCGTCGAATCCGCTTCCGAAGTACTTCATCTGTATCTGGAAGAGAAAACCTATGACGAGTCGGCTAAGCCAAAAGCCGAGCTGCTATCCAAGGGCTTTCTACCAGAAATCACTATTCAGGACTTCCCCATTCGAGACAAGCGCGTGTTTCTGCACATTAAACGCCGTCGGTGGCTCAATACCCAGACTCAAAAAGTGGAAACCAGGGACTGGAATCAAGTGGCAAAAGGCACGCGAATGATGACAGACTTCGCGCTTTTTTTAAACCAGATTGACGGATTCCTCCCCCCACAGTACCAATAGCCTTGGCCGTCTTTATGGGGTGGATGGCCATCAGCTGACACGGCAATACCGAATCGAGTTAAGTGAGTTTTCAACTTGGGATCAACGAACTCATGCCAAGCAGTGGCTTTTGTATCCTCAGAATCTGGGGCCGCACCTGTCGCTGGATGAAACGAGTCTATCCCAGGGCGAGCTCTATACGATTCTGACCAATAAGGCCGCCAAAGGGGGCAAGGGAAGCATCGTGGCTATTGTAGCAGGAACGAAGGCCGAAACGGTGATTGAGATCTTGCGTAAGTTGCCTGAAAACCAGCGTAAAAAGGTACAGGAGATTACCTTAGACATGGCAGGGAACATGGGGCTGATCGCTAAAAAATGTTTCCCTAAGGCTACCCAGGTAACCGACCGTTTCCATGTGCAGCAACTCGCTCTGGAGGCTGTTCAGGACATGCGCATCCACTACCGCTGGCAAGCCCTGGATGCGGAGAATGAGGCCCTTGAGCAGGCCAAGCTCAACCAGATCGACTATCAACCAGAGTTACTTTCCAATGGTGACACGGTGAAACAACTACTGGCACGTAGCCGCTATATACTTTATAAAAAGTCGATTGATTGGACTCAAAGCCAGCAGGAGCGGGCCAATCTGCTGTTTGATCGCTACCCAGATTTGAAGAGGGCTTATGAGTTGAGTCAATCCCTGAGCCACATCTTTGAGAATACCACCGACAAGCTCTACGGCTTAGCTCGGTTGGCTAAATGGCATGAAAAAGTCCGACAGGCTGGTTTCAAAGCTTTTAATACGGTAGCCCGTTCCATCCAGAACCACTACACCACTATCCTCAATTATTTTGACAACCGCAGCACGAATGCTTCGGCGGAGTCCTT
Coding sequences:
- a CDS encoding transposase, producing MTRQYRIELSEFSTWDQRTHAKQWLLYPQNLGPHLSLDETSLSQGELYTILTNKAAKGGKGSIVAIVAGTKAETVIEILRKLPENQRKKVQEITLDMAGNMGLIAKKCFPKATQVTDRFHVQQLALEAVQDMRIHYRWQALDAENEALEQAKLNQIDYQPELLSNGDTVKQLLARSRYILYKKSIDWTQSQQERANLLFDRYPDLKRAYELSQSLSHIFENTTDKLYGLARLAKWHEKVRQAGFKAFNTVARSIQNHYTTILNYFDNRSTNASAESFNAKIKAFRAQFRGVRNVEFFLYRLTQLYA
- a CDS encoding transposase family protein; protein product: MESFLPLVEYLLPDFILTYYHLTRVESASEVLHLYLEEKTYDESAKPKAELLSKGFLPEITIQDFPIRDKRVFLHIKRRRWLNTQTQKVETRDWNQVAKGTRMMTDFALFLNQIDGFLPPQYQ